The DNA sequence gcgacataagacaaccgccacggttaatatgtATTTACCATGGTGGTTGCCTTATGTCGCCCGTCACGGTTAAATGATTAACCAAGGCGGTTGGAAGAACCGTTTCAGTTAAGCAATGATTAACTGTGACCTTATGACCGAGGCGGCTGCAAAAACCACCACGGTAAATACAAAAACCACCACGATAAATGCAAAAAGCCCTCCACAGTTAAGATTTCCTGCAGTAGCGTGATTTACTAAATTTATGTCAATGTTTTTGCCTAACTTTTATAACTTGCTAAATCTTTAACATGACAAATTTTGGatgtcaaccaagcaagcccttCTTCCCTCCTTCGGCTCCTCCAAGGCTCTTTGATTTTGCTTGGCTTGGCGTGGTTTCTCCAAGCatgtttctatatatatatatatatatatacacacactctTTGTGTTTATTTGTATTTATGGTACTACATATACGTTGTTGATGGAAAAAAAAACTGCAGTCCCTTGTTGATCCGCCCTATGTGCTCCCCAATTGGTTTTCAAAACTCGGGATTTACTCGCTTGCTTTTGTCAAAAATAATATGGCCAGAGGAAGTTCCATCCAAAAGTCCAAAATTTTGTGCCAACGTAAAGCAATCTGGTAGCACAACCGTTTCTTTGAACGAAGTTATTACTCCGTCATATCCATTCCAAATTCAAATAAGTTGTTTGCCTATTGCCCAACAAAAGCTGTGTACCAGAAGACTTACAATTTAAAAACAGATGGAGTAGTATATGTTTGGATGGGAATACATGACCTACTCCCATTTCCATCCATTTAATAAAAGGTTGGAGGTCCTTGGCCGATCAATTGGGACGTGCATGTGAAAGTTACCTCGGAACTTCGTTTTCGGAGCTTAAAAGCTCTGGCGGGCCATTATTGATTCCACTATTGGAGGTTCCACCAGCCATGGGTTAGGATTTTAGGATCTCATTCTCATTTGTGCTTGTTCTTAGGCCTTCTGAAATGGACTTGTTCACCTTCTCCTAGGTTCACCTTGTTAGACAGCAACGTTTGATGACTTTTAACAATCACACGCACTGCACAATGCAATTCACCACATTTCAATGGAATTACGAAAGGAAATGTAGTGCTCTTGTCTtgcatttaatccattcaaaaTAGTTATCAACTTTGTACAAATTTCTTATCCATGAGCAAATACAGGTAATAATAACTTGTGTTCTTTGCGAAAGGTTAAGAAAAAGGTTTAGAAAACAGTACTGTACTATGTTTTGTTGTGCCGTCGACTGCTTGTCACGGTGTTGTCCTGCTCCCGTGCTCCGGCAAGGCTGCAAGAGCTACGGAAAGGTCCCAAAACTAGGGTAGGTGTGGTTCAGCGTGAAGACAGCAAGTACACCTGCAATGTCCAGCCACACCAGCCAGCAAGGCAACAAACAAAAGCTGCTACTGTCACTAGTGCTCTGCCCTGCTCGTTCGGCAACAGCTTATTTTGTCCCCTTGTCACTGAGGCCCtgtttattttacaaaatgttaAGGGCTCTTTAGATTTAGATtgttgatgaaaattttttggatatcacatcggatgtgtcggaaggatgtcggaaggggtttttataatctaataaaaaacaaattacatagcttgtctggaaactgcaagacaaatctattaagcataattaatctgtcattagcacatgtgggttactgtagcacttaaggctaatcatggactaactagacttaaaagattcgtctcgcgattttcaaccaaactgtgtaattagtttatttttttatctacatttaatgttccatgcatgtgtccaaagattcgatgggatggatgaaaattttttgggtgggaaactaaacagggcctaaagattttttgtcacatcgaattttatgtcacatgtatgaaacattaaatataaattaaaaaaaactaattatacagttcgtatgtaatttgcgaaacgaatcttttaagtttaattaatttgtctataattagacaataaatatcaaatacaaacgaaagtactatagtaatattttgtaaagtttttgaggaagtaaacaaggcccgagacatttcagatttttttttactGCTGGGTAACAGTAATAGATTTGGTAATCGAATATGAGTGCTTTTCAGGCTCGCCGAGTTTACTGCTCGGTGACGGCGACGCGTCAATATATCTGGTAATGGAATGtgagttgggtcttgtttacttttactcaaaaactcaaaatttttcaagattatccgtcgtatcgaatctttagatgcatgcatagagtattaaatatagacgaaaataaaaattattgcacagtttgatcgaaattgatgagacgaatcttttgagcttagttagtttatagttagacaataattaccacaaataaacaaaagtgctacaatatcgcaaaatttttttccttcgggaactaaacaaggctgctTGGATTCAAAATCCCTGCCAATTGATTAACTGAAGCACAGTATATAGTTTCCTAATACcaaaactactactactacggaAGAGGATCGTCGGACTCACTGGgaccataatatatatatatatatatatatatatatatatatatatatatatatatatatatatatatatatatagtgtatataaaaattaatagatataaaaactatatgtagtttctaaTACCCTAAGTGAGCCATATTTCAGGATACAGTTTCAAACTGGAGTACTGGACTACTATTAATGTGTTCCCCAAGTCTAGTAAATCAGTAGACCTCTAGTCTGGAATGTGGGTTTTCCCCCCTTGAATattgtatttttttctataaaattgaACTGACTTTGCAAGGCTCTCTTTGGAAATGCAAGAAAATTTGTCGGAATTCTATGGTTTTCATGCAAAATTAGATTATTTTCTATTAATTTCATGCATGATCTTTGTGAAAAAATCCTACATTGCTAAGGGACCCTTAAATTCCGAAATGATTCTTGTAAAATTTCTATGTTCCAAACTGACTTTAAGTACTTTTATGGTGCATGAACTACTACTACTTCATTCGTCCCAAATAACTATCGTTCTCGCTTCTCGAGAAAtaattttgactaaatatatattaaaagatattatatttatggtacataattagtattattgaaaagatctttgaatctatttttatttggagatacaaatgttgcacatatttttataaatacaGTTAAACTTGTGATACGGAAACATAAAACGTCATTTATTTtaaaacggagggagtatgaacTAAGGCCGGGGATACTACTTGTGATATTCataaaataaggccttgttcagttctaaatttttttgggttttgggtactgtagcattttcatttttatttgatatataattattgtccaatcatggattaactaggctcaaaagattcatcttgtgatttacaggtaaactatgcaattagtttttgtttccatctatatttaatacttcatgtatgtaccgcaagattcgatgtgatgagaaatcttgaaaagtttttagttttggggtgaactaaacaaggtctaaatatGTTGGGAGCGTATGCTATGAAAACCACCTTcatatgcaaactatgcaaactcTCATCAGGAGCGTAGGATGATCATCCGATGGTTAGAGACAATGGTGGGATATTTTCCACTTAAACCCCCCCACTCATCCTACCCTGAAGGTGCACTGGTGGCTTTGTATTCTCCACGCTGCGTCCAGTCGCCCGGAAGGTGATTTACGGGTGCACCACTGCACTTTGCCGGCCAGCTCAAGGGGGAGTCCCGATGAAGACGTGGCAGCAGAGGTCCGAGTCTGATCCATGGGCGAGGAAGCAATGGTCGTGCCCAccgtggcagcagcagcagcgacaacGAGCGGCGCCCCGCCGCACCTGCTCCTAATCTGCTTCCCTGACCAAGGCCACGTGAACCCGATGCTCCGCCTGGCGAAGCGCATCGCGGCGAAAGGTCTCCTGGTGACCTTCTCCTCGGTCTCCACCGTCGGCGCGAAGCTGGCCACGTCCAGGGGCGTGTcggccggcggcgacggcgtcgCCCTCGGCCGGGGACGCGTCCGGTTCGAGTTCGTCGACGACGAGGACCTCGGCCCTGACCTGGACGACCTCATGCGGCACCTCGCCAAGGAAGGACCGCCGGCGTTCGCGAAGCTGCTGGCGCGGCAGGCGGCGTTCAGGGTAGGATGAGTGGGTGGGAGTTAAGTGGAAAATATTCTACCGTTGTCTCTAACCATCGGATGATCATCCTACGTTTTTTATGAGAGTTTAGTTGGTTTTTATAGCATACACTCCCAAATATGTTTGGCTTTTTATAAACACAAAGTGGTTTTGGCGGGACATCGAAAGTGGTTTTGGACATGCATTTCCGTTAGGAGGGTACACATATATTTGCAATTACCAAGTGCTATTAGTCTACTACTACAAACAATCTAAGCTAGTAGCAACAAAACATTCATGTTATATATACTCTGGTTACTTGGTTAGCATTAGCTAGTCCagcctaaataaaaaaataaaaaaaaagctaGTCCGGCCAAAAGTACATCATGCCGTACTCTTCTTTTGCTATAGTATACTCCTTCTCTAGTCCATTCAAATTTGGATCGGAGGGAGATGCTGACTGGGCAGTAGAGAGTGTGAGCCTTCTAACAATCATTACGCAATCATTGTGGACATCAAAGAAGCCCTGATCATCATCATACTATAGTCCTTGTTACCGGAAAGTAACTATGATATACTATcattttatttttctcaaactTAGGGACCACGCTGTGAAGTATACTGTATATGCATGTTCTAGTTTTTTGGAACATCATGAAAGACGTGACAAAAGGTTTCGGCTACAGGTCAAATTAGGCGTTCACAGGCGTGCCTTCGATGTCAGCTAGCTAGCTGTACATGTCGTCGTCCTCTATAGAAAAGACGACCGTGCACAGCCTATAGTACACACTCAACTCGAGTACACTACACCTTCGACATGGTCCATCTTCAATTCATAGTAGCTTCTTTGAAAAATATTACCGTACTGCTCCTACCTAAGAGTTGCGTGTTGTCACGTTGTGTTCTCCGTACGTACAAATCCATCCAAATCACCAACTCTGGTGTAGTATATACATACGTATGTCACACTACATGTCCGTGTATAATCCCATCGTATTTGACAACCGGTTTTGTCTAGAAATGGAGCATAGGAATCGCAGCTCAAATTAATTGTCATGTACAGTGTAGACGACTCCATGGACTGGAGGTACCTTTTGTGAAATGCCCAGTCAAATCTTACAGATTTTGACATCTTATACGTATAAAAATACAGTATTAAAATGTTGCTGATTTTTGACCTCTtatatatgtataaaaatatagtaCCAAAATGTTACAAATTTTGACCTATtatgtataaaaatatagtaTTTCAATTATAACATAAAATGGCTAATGATTACTTTGTCATGAAAACTATTGTATTTTTACTATACCGGCCTGAATTCCAAATTATTTATAGGTGTCCCTACTGCTATCGTAAATCAATTGATCTATTTTAATTTGACTAGacttttagaaaaaatatattaacatcTACAAGTTTAAATAGGTGCGCTATCAAGGTATATTTTATGATAAACTAATCTGATGTAATAGATATGGGCGTATTTTTCTATAAGCCTAGCTAAAGTTAGAGAAATTTCACTTAGACCAAAGTTAAAGCGGTCTACAATTATATTAGAATGAAGGATATAATTAATAACATATATATGAATAAGGTCATAATTAAATGTTATAAACACTGAGTCAATTTCTTTAGCATGATTAATTATACGAAAAATTGAGCTAAGCAGCAATTAACATTTACTACCATAGGTGTCTTTTGCACCTCATATAGCTAATAGTTAGCTACTAAAAGTTACTCGAGGTCCTCGGCTAATAAACTAGCTAATATTTTACCTACCACCTAGCTAACAA is a window from the Sorghum bicolor cultivar BTx623 chromosome 5, Sorghum_bicolor_NCBIv3, whole genome shotgun sequence genome containing:
- the LOC8056282 gene encoding putative UDP-glucose glucosyltransferase is translated as MGEEAMVVPTVAAAAATTSGAPPHLLLICFPDQGHVNPMLRLAKRIAAKGLLVTFSSVSTVGAKLATSRGVSAGGDGVALGRGRVRFEFVDDEDLGPDLDDLMRHLAKEGPPAFAKLLARQAAFRVG